Genomic DNA from Rhodoferax mekongensis:
GAAATGCGGGCAACGGGCCACGATGTGGCGTTGCAAGCCGAGACCGCTCAGGTGGTCATCGATCACGCCCTTGGCACCCGGATGGGTCGCGCCCGGTGCAATGTGCTCTGCTTCCAGCCACTGGGTCTGGTCCCAGCCGCGGCGCACGGCCGGATGCTTGTTGGACACGAGGCACACCACTTCGTCCCCGAACAGACGGCCCAGATGCAGGTCGTCCGGGGGTTGTGGCCAGTTGCCGATCACCACATCGATATCGCCCTGCGCCAACTGGGTGCGGTAATCCGCCGCGCCGCTCAGGGGGTGGATTTCAATCTCGGCAAAAGGGGCCTGCTCCTTGATCTGCGCCACCAGACGGGGCAGAAACAGGGGATCCAGGTAGTCGCTGGCTGCCAAGCGAAAGGTGTTACGTGCCGCCGCGGGCTCAAAACCCCGCGCGTCCGAGAACAACATCTCTGCGGCACGCAATATGCTGGCACTGGGCTCGAGCATGCGCAGCGCCGTCTCGGTGGGCACCATGCCGGAGCCGGAGCGCACCAACAAGGGGTCGCCGGCAAAGTCCCGCAAGCGTTTAAGCGATGCGCTGACCGCCGGCTGGTGCATGCCCAGACGGATGGCGGCTTTCGAAACGCTACGCTCGGTTAACACGGTATGAAGGACCCTGATCAAATGAAGGTCTATCTTGTCGAAAAGGGATTGGTCTCTCATACACAGCGTTCAATTGGACCCATATGCTAATGCGTATGGAAACGGAACAACACCCGGATTACCCTCCCGCACGAGGAAACACTCCATGACCACCACTCCCCTGAAGTTTGTACGCCGCGGCGAAATCGTCACGCTGCACGATGTACCCCCCACCCGCACCCTGCTGGAGGTGCTGCGCGAAGACCTGCACTGCACGGGCACCAAAGAGGGCTGTAACGAAGGCGACTGCGGTGCCTGCACCGTGGTCGTGGGCGAATCCGTCAACGGCGAACTGAAGACCAAAGCGGTCAACAGCTGCATCAAGATGGCCCACAGCCTCAATGGCAAAGCACTGTGGACGGTAGAAGACATTGCCGCCGACGACGGGCGCTTGCACCCCGCACAGCAAGCCATGGTGCAGTGCCACGGCTCCCAATGCGGCTTTTGCACCCCCGGCTTTGTGATGAGCCTGTTCGATCTGTACCGCCACCACGCCCATGCCGGCAAACCCATCTCCCGGGACGACGCCCTGCACGCCCTGAGTGGCAATTTGTGTCGCTGCACCGGCTACCGCCCTATCCTGGATGCTGCCCAAACCATGCTGGGCCAGCCCGCCGTGGACCTGCGCGAAGCCGAAACGCTATCAAAATTGGAGCTCCTCGCGCAGGAGGGACGGGCGCCTTCGACCGATTCTTCTTACATTTCGCCTACCTCTCTAGCCGGCTTGCTGGCGGCGCGGGCCCAGTACCCGCAAGCACAAATCGTCGCTGGCTGCACCGACGTAGGCCTGTGGGTCACCAAGATGCACAAGGATTTCCCCCGCGTGCTGGATGTGACCCAAGTGGCCGAACTGCGGCGCGTGGAGCAGTACCCGCACCACATCGCCATAGGCGCCGCCGTCACCCTGACGGATGCGTTTGCCGCCCTAGTGGCCGACCGGCCGCAGTTGGCCACTTTTGCCAGCCGCTTTGCCGGCCTTCCGGTGCGCAATGCAGGTACGCTGGGCGGCAACGTGGCCAATGGCTCGCCCATCGGGGACTCCATGCCGCTGCTGATTGCCCTTGGCGCCAGCGTGGTGCTGATGGCTTGGCGCGGCATAGGCAACAAGGCGAAAGCAGTGCACCGCGAACTGCGCCTCGAGGACCTCTACACCGGCTACCGCCAGAACGTCATGGCACCGGACGAAGTGTTGGCCTGGATCAAAGTGCCCAAGGCCGTGCCCCATGAGCGGTCACGTGTTTACAAGATTTCCAAACGCTTTGAAGACGACATTTCTGCCGTCTGCCTCGCGCTGAACCTGCACATCGAAAGCGGCATAGTCACCCACGCCAGCATCGGGGTGGGTGGTGTGGCGGCCACGCCTGTGCGTGCGCTCAAGACGCAGGCAGCCTTGCTGGGCAAACCCTGGAGTGCTGCCACGGTGAAAGCCGCCCAGGCCACCTTGCGAGGCGAGTTCAGCCCGATCTCCGACATGCGCGCCAGCAGCGCCTACCGGGTGGAGGTGCTGGGTAATCTGCTGCAGCGCTACTGGCTGGAGAGCCAAGGCCTTACCGCCATCAATCTAGAGAGCTATGTGCCTGAAGGAGAAGCTGCATGAGCGCCACACCCTTCAACCCGTCTTTGACTCCCACCCTCTCCCCCGAGGTGGCCGCCGCCGTGCCCACTTCCCGTGGCCCGGCCGCCGGCGTCAATCAGTTCCATGAAAGCGCCGTGGCCCAGGTGGCCGGCGCGGTGCATTACATCGACGACCTGCCCGAGGTGCGCGGCACCCTGTATGCCGCGCCCATTCTTTCTACCCATGCGCATGGCAAGCTGCTGGGCGTGGACAGCACGGCAGCGCGCGCCATGCCCGGCGTGGTGGACGTGGTGCTGGCGGAAGACATTCCCGGCGACCCCATGCTGGCCGCCTTTGCCGGCGACGAGCCGGTGTTTGCCTTGGACACCGTGCAGTTCGTGGGCCAAGTGGTGGGCGTGGTGCTTGCCAAAACGGTGATGCAGGCCCGCCATGCCGCCCGCAAAGTGCAACTCAGGATCGAGCCCCTGCCGGCCATCCTGTCGGTGCAAGAGTCCATCCGCGCCAAGAGCTTTGTGCTGCCACCGGTCAACGTTCGGCGCGGTGATGCGGATGCGGCCCTGAAAAGCGCGCCCCACACCCTGCACGGTACGCTGGAAGTCGGCGGGCAGGAGCACTTTTACCTGGAAGGCCAGATTGCCTATGTGCTGCCGCAAGAGCAGAACCAGTGGCTGGTCTACAGCAGCACCCAGCACCCCGGCGAAGTGCAGCACTGGGTGAGCCACGCATTGGGCATCGACAACCACGCCGTCAAGGTGGAGTGCCGGCGCATGGGAGGCGGCTTCGGCGGCAAGGAAACGCAGGCCGGCCATCTGGCCGTGTGGGCGGCCATTGCGGCGGCCAAAAACCGCTGCGCCGTGAAGCTGCGGCTGGACCGGGACGAC
This window encodes:
- the xdhA gene encoding xanthine dehydrogenase small subunit, coding for MTTTPLKFVRRGEIVTLHDVPPTRTLLEVLREDLHCTGTKEGCNEGDCGACTVVVGESVNGELKTKAVNSCIKMAHSLNGKALWTVEDIAADDGRLHPAQQAMVQCHGSQCGFCTPGFVMSLFDLYRHHAHAGKPISRDDALHALSGNLCRCTGYRPILDAAQTMLGQPAVDLREAETLSKLELLAQEGRAPSTDSSYISPTSLAGLLAARAQYPQAQIVAGCTDVGLWVTKMHKDFPRVLDVTQVAELRRVEQYPHHIAIGAAVTLTDAFAALVADRPQLATFASRFAGLPVRNAGTLGGNVANGSPIGDSMPLLIALGASVVLMAWRGIGNKAKAVHRELRLEDLYTGYRQNVMAPDEVLAWIKVPKAVPHERSRVYKISKRFEDDISAVCLALNLHIESGIVTHASIGVGGVAATPVRALKTQAALLGKPWSAATVKAAQATLRGEFSPISDMRASSAYRVEVLGNLLQRYWLESQGLTAINLESYVPEGEAA
- a CDS encoding LysR family transcriptional regulator; amino-acid sequence: MRDQSLFDKIDLHLIRVLHTVLTERSVSKAAIRLGMHQPAVSASLKRLRDFAGDPLLVRSGSGMVPTETALRMLEPSASILRAAEMLFSDARGFEPAAARNTFRLAASDYLDPLFLPRLVAQIKEQAPFAEIEIHPLSGAADYRTQLAQGDIDVVIGNWPQPPDDLHLGRLFGDEVVCLVSNKHPAVRRGWDQTQWLEAEHIAPGATHPGAKGVIDDHLSGLGLQRHIVARCPHFSLIPGMVASTLLVLTTGRQYCERFVDTLPVTLLPCPVEFPRMMYYQLWHARTHTSASNKWLRERIKSVAAELRKE